From the genome of Brevibacterium sp. JSBI002, one region includes:
- the mraZ gene encoding division/cell wall cluster transcriptional repressor MraZ — MFLGTHMQKLDDKGRLILPAKFREELSPGLVLTRGQENCLTLFPTTEFEAEHARIQNAPKTNKEARDYQRVFLSAASAEQPDKQGRITVPNILRQYASLDREVAVIGMGNRVEIWDAPTWEDYLVGAQQAFAEREEEVIPGVI; from the coding sequence ATGTTCTTGGGCACTCATATGCAGAAGCTCGACGACAAAGGTCGCCTCATCCTGCCCGCAAAGTTCCGCGAGGAGCTGTCGCCCGGACTCGTTCTGACCCGTGGCCAGGAGAACTGCCTCACCCTGTTCCCCACCACGGAGTTCGAAGCCGAGCACGCGCGAATCCAGAATGCGCCGAAGACGAATAAGGAAGCCCGCGATTACCAGCGTGTGTTCCTGTCGGCGGCATCTGCGGAACAACCGGACAAACAGGGACGCATCACGGTCCCGAACATATTGCGGCAGTACGCATCACTTGATCGGGAAGTCGCAGTGATCGGCATGGGCAACCGGGTCGAGATCTGGGATGCACCGACCTGGGAGGACTACCTCGTCGGCGCTCAGCAGGCCTTCGCCGAACGCGAGGAGGAGGTGATCCCCGGAGTGATCTGA
- a CDS encoding DUF3488 and transglutaminase-like domain-containing protein, translating into MSLNTPDTRPRGADSESAANDYSAPVSTGDERPSTGWLEAIVVFVAMALTVVAVSAVFKDFAWVSPVLVAVAVVVIVGAVFRTVPALRSTGTAVIAQCVAGLIAVFIVCAGDSLLLGFIPTGESFGTVIDLPSEGVSDLYATAPPAASTPGFIAMLTIAFTLITILIDGLVSDLRAPKVGGVLLLVLWMIPVYFAAQEVKWWHIVAILAAFLLLMLSPYLPATRWRGGMTAILAGALALAIGIGLPILLPPVPTLPDRASKGQGDLTVTNPFLNLRQNLGDRDDTTLFSYQTTDEDADPIRLTSIDDFDGENWAPSPFSLDPFAIAADGMPWPAGMPRDKNFKEQTISVAVGDNYDQQYLPSPYAPQQPKDLSRRWIFDEKTLTVVGNGEKTGGLQYSMDYLSPNPDVEDLQSATPVSESDFETELAVPDSLPTSVKETAERVTADADNQWEAAVMLQAYFRGGDFEYSLDAPERASGDAISDFLADKQGYCVQFSSAMTIMARTMGIPARIGVGYAGGDEAENGIDVSMQDSHAWPELYFEGAGWVRFEPTPGGPAGDPPKWTLADGADQQEEGDESESASPSEEPTESASPTGGSEEPTEEGTSTQAAEPVGSNFGTVFGIAAIVLVLLLLAALPAIWRSILRSRRTKDPQNLEAVWTEVRALATDYGQSLDSSRTLRFNELVLAGAVPAAGAAGAAGGGGTEAADAASSTDADAGPTAPEIDADTGEPIRKSAAEAAAGSGAAGENAAGSSTFDRSDERLRRLSSPAPSRPSESGRDDSALGAFVDALEAQRYGAAPESLDDSEVSALVDEVRTDLSERATPGSRISAKIWPASLFNRPK; encoded by the coding sequence ATGAGTCTGAATACTCCTGACACACGTCCGCGCGGAGCCGATTCCGAGTCTGCGGCGAACGACTATTCGGCACCCGTGTCGACGGGCGATGAGCGTCCCAGCACGGGTTGGCTCGAGGCGATCGTCGTCTTCGTCGCCATGGCCCTGACCGTTGTCGCCGTATCGGCGGTCTTCAAGGACTTCGCCTGGGTCTCGCCCGTCCTGGTCGCCGTCGCCGTCGTCGTCATCGTCGGCGCCGTGTTCCGCACCGTTCCGGCACTGCGCTCGACCGGAACCGCGGTCATCGCCCAGTGTGTGGCCGGTCTCATCGCGGTCTTCATCGTCTGTGCCGGGGATTCGCTGCTGCTCGGGTTCATCCCGACCGGTGAGTCCTTCGGAACGGTGATCGATCTGCCCTCCGAGGGGGTCAGCGACCTCTACGCGACCGCTCCCCCGGCGGCGAGCACACCGGGCTTCATCGCGATGCTCACGATCGCCTTCACCCTCATCACGATCCTCATCGACGGCCTCGTCTCGGATCTGCGGGCGCCGAAGGTCGGCGGTGTGCTGCTGCTGGTGCTGTGGATGATCCCCGTCTACTTCGCCGCGCAGGAGGTGAAGTGGTGGCACATCGTCGCGATCCTCGCGGCGTTCCTGCTGCTCATGCTCAGCCCCTATCTGCCCGCGACCCGGTGGCGCGGAGGCATGACGGCGATCCTCGCCGGAGCTCTGGCTCTGGCGATCGGCATCGGCCTGCCCATTCTGCTGCCCCCGGTGCCCACCCTGCCCGACCGGGCGTCGAAGGGCCAGGGCGACCTGACGGTGACGAACCCATTCCTCAACCTGCGCCAGAACCTCGGTGACCGGGATGACACGACGCTGTTCAGCTACCAGACGACGGACGAGGACGCGGATCCGATCCGGTTGACCTCGATCGACGACTTCGACGGTGAGAACTGGGCACCGAGCCCGTTCAGCCTCGATCCGTTCGCGATCGCCGCCGACGGAATGCCATGGCCCGCGGGGATGCCGCGGGACAAGAACTTCAAGGAGCAGACGATCAGCGTCGCCGTCGGCGACAACTACGACCAGCAGTACCTGCCGTCTCCGTATGCTCCGCAGCAGCCGAAGGATCTGAGTCGTCGGTGGATCTTCGACGAGAAGACCCTGACGGTCGTCGGCAACGGTGAGAAGACCGGTGGACTGCAGTATTCGATGGACTATCTGTCCCCGAATCCCGACGTCGAGGATCTGCAGTCGGCGACTCCGGTGTCCGAGAGCGACTTCGAGACCGAACTCGCCGTCCCCGATTCCCTGCCGACCAGCGTGAAGGAGACCGCAGAGCGGGTCACCGCCGATGCGGATAACCAGTGGGAGGCCGCAGTCATGCTGCAGGCGTACTTCCGCGGCGGCGACTTCGAGTATTCGCTCGATGCCCCCGAACGGGCCAGCGGCGACGCGATCTCGGACTTCCTGGCCGATAAGCAGGGCTACTGCGTCCAGTTCTCCTCGGCCATGACGATCATGGCCCGGACGATGGGAATTCCGGCCCGCATCGGCGTCGGATACGCCGGCGGGGACGAAGCCGAGAACGGCATCGACGTGAGCATGCAGGATTCGCATGCCTGGCCGGAACTCTACTTCGAAGGTGCCGGTTGGGTCCGCTTCGAACCCACCCCCGGCGGTCCCGCCGGCGATCCGCCGAAGTGGACCCTCGCCGATGGCGCCGACCAGCAGGAGGAGGGCGACGAGTCGGAGTCTGCGAGCCCGAGCGAAGAGCCGACCGAATCTGCTTCGCCGACCGGTGGCTCCGAGGAACCCACCGAGGAGGGGACGAGCACTCAGGCCGCAGAGCCGGTTGGTTCGAACTTCGGCACTGTCTTCGGCATCGCAGCCATCGTGCTCGTCCTGCTGCTGCTCGCCGCACTGCCCGCGATCTGGCGTTCGATCCTGCGCTCGCGCCGGACGAAGGATCCGCAGAACCTCGAGGCAGTGTGGACAGAGGTCCGTGCTCTGGCCACCGACTACGGGCAGAGCTTGGATTCGAGCCGGACCCTGCGCTTCAACGAGCTCGTGCTCGCCGGTGCCGTCCCAGCGGCCGGAGCTGCCGGTGCCGCCGGCGGTGGTGGCACCGAGGCTGCGGATGCCGCGAGCTCGACCGATGCGGATGCTGGCCCCACGGCACCGGAGATCGATGCGGACACCGGCGAACCGATCCGAAAGTCCGCCGCCGAGGCGGCTGCCGGTTCCGGTGCCGCCGGTGAGAATGCAGCCGGTTCCTCGACGTTCGATCGTTCGGACGAACGGTTGCGGCG
- a CDS encoding AAA family ATPase, translating into MSTSQEGTQTNSVIGAEHIEWVQNLTSRARTAMNSVLEGKDEAVGLSLIALLAGGHVLLEDVPGVGKTLLARAMGKVVDGSVRRIQFTPDLLPTDVVGVNLFNQETRHFEFRQGPVFANIVIADEINRASPKTQSAMLECMAEGQATIDGQTYPMPTPFIVVATQNPIDMEGTYALPEAQRDRFLTRISLGYPATSDEVDLLDNQIQNDPLETAAAVTNLEQITQARTIVRHVSASRQLREYIVAILHATRNDQAILLGSSPRGGVHLLRAAKARAALSGRTFVTPDDVQALAPYILAHRIIPRDGDDADLAADLIGRVLSRVPVSANQ; encoded by the coding sequence ATGTCGACCAGCCAAGAAGGTACACAGACCAATTCCGTGATCGGCGCCGAACACATCGAGTGGGTGCAGAATCTGACCTCGCGGGCACGCACCGCGATGAACTCGGTGCTCGAGGGCAAGGATGAGGCCGTCGGGCTCTCGCTCATCGCACTGCTCGCCGGCGGACACGTCCTCCTCGAAGACGTCCCCGGCGTCGGCAAGACCCTGTTGGCCCGTGCCATGGGCAAGGTCGTCGACGGTTCCGTACGCCGCATCCAGTTCACTCCGGACCTGCTGCCCACCGACGTCGTGGGCGTGAACCTGTTCAACCAGGAGACTCGTCACTTCGAGTTCCGACAGGGACCGGTGTTCGCGAACATCGTCATCGCCGACGAGATCAACCGCGCGTCTCCGAAGACGCAGTCGGCGATGCTCGAGTGCATGGCGGAGGGCCAGGCGACGATCGACGGGCAGACCTATCCGATGCCCACGCCGTTCATCGTCGTCGCCACTCAGAACCCGATCGACATGGAGGGCACCTACGCTCTGCCCGAGGCCCAGCGCGACCGCTTCCTCACCCGCATCTCTCTGGGATATCCGGCAACGTCCGATGAGGTCGATCTGCTGGACAACCAGATCCAGAACGATCCCCTCGAGACCGCTGCCGCGGTGACGAACCTCGAACAGATCACTCAGGCCCGCACCATCGTCCGCCATGTCTCCGCGAGCAGGCAGCTGCGCGAGTACATCGTGGCGATCCTCCACGCCACCCGCAACGATCAGGCGATCCTGCTCGGCAGCTCCCCGCGCGGCGGCGTCCATCTGCTGCGGGCGGCGAAGGCTCGCGCGGCCCTGTCGGGTCGCACCTTCGTCACCCCCGACGATGTGCAGGCCCTGGCCCCGTACATCCTCGCCCACCGCATCATCCCCCGCGACGGAGACGACGCAGACCTGGCTGCCGACCTGATCGGTCGGGTGCTGTCTCGCGTGCCCGTCTCGGCGAACCAGTGA
- the rsmH gene encoding 16S rRNA (cytosine(1402)-N(4))-methyltransferase RsmH — protein sequence MTAQHVPVLLTRVVELIGVGVGAAREAGLTPVVVDGTLGMGGHAEAVLTAFDDVHLVGIDRDLQAIDIATKRLARFADRIDIVHAVDDELPDVLDDLGISEISAILLDLGVSSLQLDEDERGFSYSRPAPLDMRMDRTQELTAEKVLATYSESELRRILREYGEEKLAGKIAKIIVTDRVDTPWETSDQLAAMLSRVIPQTKKKSHPAKRTFQALRIEVNDELGVLRTALPAALEALHIGGVAVIESYQSLEDTIVKKTFRAATTSSAPPDLPVVPEEHQPWLTEIIRGAEMADEQEAETNPRAASVRLRAVQKTREARS from the coding sequence ATGACAGCTCAGCACGTACCGGTGCTCCTGACGCGCGTGGTCGAACTCATCGGCGTCGGAGTCGGAGCCGCCAGAGAGGCCGGACTCACCCCGGTCGTCGTCGACGGCACACTCGGAATGGGCGGTCACGCCGAAGCCGTCCTCACGGCCTTCGACGATGTCCACCTCGTCGGCATCGACCGTGATCTGCAGGCCATCGACATCGCCACGAAACGCCTGGCTCGCTTCGCTGACCGCATCGATATCGTCCACGCAGTCGACGACGAGCTGCCCGACGTCCTCGACGACCTCGGCATCTCAGAGATCAGTGCGATCCTGCTCGACCTGGGAGTGTCCTCACTGCAGCTCGACGAGGACGAACGCGGATTCTCCTACTCCCGGCCGGCGCCCCTGGACATGCGCATGGACCGCACCCAAGAGCTCACGGCGGAGAAAGTGCTGGCCACCTACTCGGAATCCGAGCTGCGCCGCATCCTCCGCGAATACGGAGAGGAGAAGCTGGCCGGCAAGATCGCGAAGATCATCGTCACCGACCGAGTCGACACCCCGTGGGAGACCTCGGACCAGCTCGCGGCCATGCTCTCCCGAGTGATCCCGCAGACGAAAAAGAAGTCGCATCCCGCCAAACGCACCTTTCAGGCCCTGCGCATCGAGGTCAACGACGAGCTCGGGGTGCTGCGTACCGCACTGCCGGCGGCACTGGAAGCGCTGCACATCGGGGGAGTGGCCGTCATCGAGTCCTACCAGTCATTGGAGGACACGATCGTGAAGAAGACCTTCCGAGCGGCCACGACCTCCTCGGCGCCGCCGGATCTGCCGGTCGTGCCCGAAGAGCACCAGCCCTGGCTGACCGAGATCATCCGGGGCGCCGAAATGGCTGATGAGCAAGAAGCAGAGACCAACCCGCGGGCGGCAAGCGTCCGACTGCGGGCAGTGCAGAAGACCAGGGAGGCACGATCGTGA
- a CDS encoding DUF58 domain-containing protein: MRLSTSGIIFVLAGAALIITAYRFALPGLLPAGLLLLGLVLLSALLILWGTRRVSIAMSTNLHEVALSPSGDRYPLAAEGKEVEVQARVTNIGQLAIPAATIDFTPAEGFGDSTSGDVPALAHGASQTVLTSFTPNRRGVSGIDSVLITVFGPFGLVKMKKKVHGAFPVAVSVPILPARIPQDSSIRPARLDDGKVRTGHTTRDFHTREYVPGDDLRHVHWPSTAKSGELMVRHEADEETLHSLILIDLVADEGAEEPSDLEIEFLLAAATAAGTAFLKADYEVNVVAPGHQIRFKGAREIDKLRLLSALVRPGRVELPSHDNPNHIVICSVGDQRGQELASHFSRRVPVTLRTLSEIDDLTMLGLSEDLPESWTTFESKRSRSGTGRTSAEPGPGTAGAGSASAAPGGASSTPQGVRR, from the coding sequence ATGCGACTGAGCACTTCGGGCATCATCTTCGTCCTGGCCGGGGCGGCCCTGATCATCACGGCCTACCGCTTCGCGCTGCCCGGCCTGCTGCCGGCCGGTCTGCTGCTGCTCGGCCTGGTCCTGCTCTCGGCGCTGCTCATCCTGTGGGGCACCCGTCGGGTGTCGATCGCGATGAGCACGAACCTCCACGAAGTGGCGCTGTCTCCTTCGGGAGACCGCTACCCGCTGGCCGCCGAAGGCAAAGAGGTCGAAGTCCAGGCGCGCGTGACCAATATCGGCCAGCTCGCGATTCCCGCCGCGACGATCGATTTCACTCCGGCCGAGGGATTCGGCGACTCCACCTCCGGTGATGTTCCGGCTCTGGCCCACGGGGCATCGCAGACAGTGCTGACGTCGTTCACCCCCAATCGCCGCGGTGTCTCCGGAATCGACTCGGTCCTCATCACCGTGTTCGGCCCCTTCGGCCTGGTGAAGATGAAGAAGAAGGTCCACGGGGCCTTCCCCGTGGCCGTATCCGTGCCGATCCTGCCCGCGCGCATCCCGCAGGATTCGTCGATCCGGCCCGCCCGCCTCGACGACGGGAAGGTCCGCACCGGTCATACCACTCGGGACTTCCACACACGTGAGTACGTGCCCGGCGATGACCTCCGGCACGTGCATTGGCCTTCGACGGCGAAGTCCGGCGAGCTCATGGTCCGACACGAAGCCGATGAGGAGACGCTCCATTCGCTCATCCTCATCGACCTCGTCGCCGATGAGGGCGCCGAGGAGCCGAGTGATCTCGAGATCGAGTTCCTGCTGGCCGCGGCGACCGCGGCCGGAACCGCGTTCCTCAAGGCCGACTACGAGGTCAACGTCGTCGCTCCCGGACACCAGATCAGATTCAAAGGAGCCCGCGAGATCGACAAGCTGCGTCTGCTCTCCGCCCTTGTGCGCCCGGGCCGGGTCGAACTGCCCTCGCACGACAACCCCAACCACATCGTCATCTGCTCCGTCGGCGATCAGCGCGGGCAGGAACTCGCCTCGCACTTCTCCCGCCGCGTGCCGGTGACTCTGCGCACCCTCAGCGAGATCGACGATCTGACGATGCTCGGTCTCAGCGAGGACCTGCCGGAGTCGTGGACGACGTTCGAGTCCAAGCGCTCTCGCAGCGGCACCGGACGGACCTCGGCCGAGCCCGGACCGGGAACTGCCGGCGCCGGCAGCGCGTCCGCGGCCCCGGGTGGCGCGAGCTCGACTCCGCAGGGGGTGCGCCGATGA